A section of the Clostridium sp. TW13 genome encodes:
- a CDS encoding ABC transporter permease: MESLKIILVSLKRNKGKSAFIVFQLALCSLLMLFFLGQTEKSFVIYNKTSTAIVDNLFQGLCDNLFDNSKYSEFAGNIEGKQSSSGGFNNRNLKDVYNILSKDNRVKSIGRTSVGMPSTKDTDTNTIKIKGRNLELVCLDEGAINLFNYKVVKGQNFREYFKNNKEDGTIPILVGSQIEEKNSLGSIVEIPECVDKNNNPYKCKIIGVLDPKQPLKEDDAQENGLNFKGSVVVSSKLIHDFLVDSSGSRSDFQNIYFTLKNDKDIEDIKEELNLKIPDSFVYIKNLGEEIKYYTEMEKKHLSSISDIVAMVILATFGIMGISLSTLRKRKKEIGIRYSLGCSKKNIVLMLLGENLILYILSIGVVSIAMYLISKVFSGIIIDGWVIGITLGIMAAFMIISILPLVVKLMKLKPIELLRPKE, translated from the coding sequence ATGGAAAGTTTAAAGATAATATTAGTTTCATTAAAAAGAAATAAAGGAAAAAGTGCTTTTATTGTGTTTCAATTAGCACTATGTTCTCTTTTAATGTTATTTTTTTTAGGGCAAACAGAGAAAAGCTTTGTAATATATAACAAAACTTCAACTGCTATTGTAGATAATTTATTTCAAGGTCTGTGTGATAATTTGTTCGATAATTCAAAATATAGTGAATTTGCAGGGAATATAGAAGGAAAGCAAAGTTCAAGTGGAGGTTTTAACAATAGAAATTTGAAGGATGTTTATAATATTTTGAGTAAGGACAATAGGGTAAAATCTATAGGTAGAACCTCTGTTGGAATGCCATCAACGAAAGATACAGATACAAATACAATCAAGATAAAAGGAAGAAATCTAGAATTAGTATGTTTAGATGAAGGAGCTATAAACTTATTCAATTATAAGGTAGTAAAAGGGCAGAATTTTAGGGAATACTTTAAAAATAATAAGGAAGATGGAACTATACCTATATTGGTAGGTTCACAAATTGAAGAAAAAAATTCATTGGGATCTATTGTAGAGATACCAGAGTGTGTTGACAAAAATAATAATCCATATAAATGTAAGATTATTGGAGTTTTGGATCCAAAGCAACCATTAAAAGAAGATGATGCTCAAGAAAATGGTTTAAATTTCAAGGGTTCAGTAGTAGTATCTTCAAAGTTAATACATGATTTTTTGGTGGATAGTAGTGGAAGTAGGAGTGATTTTCAAAATATATATTTTACTCTTAAAAATGATAAAGATATAGAGGATATTAAAGAAGAATTAAATTTAAAGATTCCTGATTCTTTTGTATATATAAAGAATTTAGGTGAAGAGATTAAATATTATACTGAAATGGAGAAAAAACATTTGTCAAGTATAAGTGATATTGTTGCGATGGTTATTCTTGCAACTTTTGGAATTATGGGGATTTCGTTATCAACACTACGTAAGAGGAAAAAAGAAATAGGCATTAGATATTCCTTAGGATGCTCAAAAAAGAATATAGTATTAATGTTGTTAGGGGAAAATTTAATTTTGTATATACTATCTATAGGAGTAGTATCTATAGCAATGTACTTAATATCTAAAGTTTTCTCTGGAATAATAATTGATGGATGGGTAATAGGAATTACCTTAGGGATAATGGCTGCATTTATGATTATATCTATTTTACCTTTAGTGGTTAAGCTTATGAAGTTAAAACCTATTGAGCTATTAAGACCTAAAGAGTAA
- a CDS encoding FtsX-like permease family protein, which translates to MLRKVLAHWLKRPWTFMFMVSGYVISILIISMSIGKIDSIIINMECNQFGRIGERSAVEIYSQSNNAFKYNPKEIIQYLGTSGEIDLLNTGKVDVSKGSSTKRVEIIPAYFDKKANWQPPLYKGEYITPEECKNGEKKVLIGTEVAEGVGINVNDVVSIMNEKYKVKGIIGQEYDWNNYNEIVYVPIKALSDEYIDSKIISKKDNIMDATLLYRVNDEKITEISKSLESKFDKNKFNIDRKKIYDTSIEYSHYLNETLKSKIPLILVSLINISTMSVFWVMSRRKELTVKKVMGAHDKYIKNSIRKDMLILALFSVLISIVLQEILFILVESKINKFDCTFKLNWVNASVSIIIAIIVGYISSIFPMNKTMEIIPADGIKVE; encoded by the coding sequence ATGCTGAGAAAAGTTTTAGCTCATTGGTTGAAAAGACCGTGGACTTTTATGTTTATGGTTAGTGGGTATGTTATTTCAATTTTGATTATATCTATGAGTATTGGAAAAATAGATAGTATTATAATAAATATGGAATGTAACCAATTTGGAAGGATAGGAGAGAGGTCAGCTGTAGAAATATATTCGCAGAGTAATAACGCTTTCAAGTATAACCCTAAGGAGATAATACAGTATTTAGGAACATCTGGAGAGATAGATTTATTAAATACGGGAAAAGTAGATGTAAGTAAGGGAAGTTCTACAAAAAGAGTAGAAATAATACCAGCTTATTTTGATAAAAAAGCCAATTGGCAACCACCTCTATATAAAGGGGAATATATTACACCAGAGGAGTGTAAAAATGGAGAAAAAAAAGTGCTAATAGGAACTGAGGTAGCGGAAGGGGTAGGGATAAATGTAAATGATGTTGTATCTATAATGAATGAGAAATATAAAGTGAAAGGCATAATAGGTCAAGAATATGATTGGAATAATTATAATGAAATAGTATATGTGCCTATAAAAGCTTTATCTGATGAATATATAGATAGTAAAATAATTAGCAAGAAAGATAACATTATGGATGCCACTTTATTATATAGAGTAAATGATGAAAAGATAACAGAAATAAGCAAGAGTTTAGAGAGTAAATTTGATAAAAATAAGTTTAACATAGATAGAAAGAAAATATATGATACATCAATTGAATATTCACACTATTTGAATGAAACATTAAAATCAAAAATTCCTTTAATTTTAGTGTCTTTGATTAACATTTCTACAATGTCTGTATTTTGGGTCATGAGTAGAAGAAAAGAACTTACGGTTAAGAAAGTAATGGGGGCTCATGATAAATATATAAAAAATAGTATAAGAAAAGATATGCTTATATTGGCCTTATTTTCTGTATTAATATCTATAGTTTTACAAGAGATATTGTTTATTCTTGTAGAATCAAAGATAAATAAATTTGATTGTACCTTTAAATTGAATTGGGTAAATGCATCAGTATCAATTATTATTGCAATAATAGTGGGCTATATATCTTCTATATTCCCTATGAATAAGACAATGGAAATCATACCCGCAGATGGAATCAAGGTAGAATAG
- a CDS encoding ABC transporter ATP-binding protein, translated as MSQITIKDMVKRYVTCGTVTMALDGVSVDINEGEMVAIMGPSGSGKTTMLNMLGVLDTPTNGEYFLNQTPVEKLSSSNLAEIRNKTIGFIFQQFALIDEYTIQENVELPLVYRNLYCSRKDRLSRGEIKKRVYNIINDVGLKEHINKYPAQLSGGQQQRVAIARALVGEPDIVIADEPTGALDQKTGKEVMELLMDINKKGKTIIIVTHDEKIAAYCKRRIDILDGKIISDKASA; from the coding sequence ATGAGTCAAATAACAATAAAAGACATGGTGAAAAGATATGTTACCTGTGGCACTGTCACTATGGCGTTGGATGGGGTATCTGTAGATATTAATGAAGGAGAAATGGTTGCTATCATGGGACCCTCAGGTTCAGGGAAGACAACAATGTTAAATATGTTAGGTGTATTAGATACTCCTACAAATGGTGAATATTTTCTAAATCAAACACCAGTTGAGAAGTTAAGTTCATCAAATTTGGCTGAAATAAGAAACAAGACCATAGGATTTATTTTTCAGCAGTTTGCACTTATTGATGAATATACCATTCAAGAGAATGTAGAATTACCACTAGTATACAGAAATTTGTATTGCTCAAGAAAGGACAGGCTTTCAAGAGGTGAGATAAAAAAAAGAGTTTACAATATTATAAATGATGTAGGTTTAAAGGAACATATAAATAAGTATCCAGCTCAATTATCAGGAGGGCAGCAGCAGAGAGTAGCCATAGCCAGAGCTTTAGTTGGAGAACCAGATATAGTAATAGCAGATGAGCCCACAGGAGCTTTGGATCAAAAAACAGGCAAAGAAGTTATGGAGCTACTTATGGATATAAATAAAAAGGGAAAAACCATAATAATTGTAACCCATGATGAAAAGATAGCAGCGTATTGCAAGAGAAGAATAGACATACTGGATGGAAAAATAATAAGCGATAAGGCTAGCGCTTAA
- a CDS encoding ABC transporter permease, with product MRNLGIIFNSFKKQGIRNFLLIVELTLGMFLMFMVLGRIEYNMKVIEKSLGVLDGNIYYVSAEYKYKEQQGGKISEGGFAPKYENEPTSTVYTLMKFYEIMQQDPKIRDKIEEIGRTCEATIFDTKQEIDGQIKCNSQQMYYKAHDKGGMNFYHYKVIKGDDFNTYYSKNPKESNINHVLIGPPFEKANPIGSIVTIPSFLDTKTKEPIKFKVIGVLDPNSPIVDGVGSRELGLAMNGYSVITDRFPFDGMTQKEVFNGVFVKLKNKNDVKVIEEELKGKIEGYSVRLINMGKMYTDIKEDTKFQIKNIILAVVMLLISSFGIISISCSTLIKREKEIGIRVAIGAKKRSIMLLLVGEIIVVYIISFCISIAFVLLKSKLISERLQEGIVVDSKVIIGSLVITLIYMIISLVPLIIRILKLNPVDLLRKS from the coding sequence ATGAGAAATTTAGGTATAATATTTAACTCTTTTAAAAAGCAAGGCATTAGAAATTTTTTACTAATAGTAGAGTTAACTCTAGGTATGTTTTTGATGTTTATGGTACTTGGAAGAATTGAATATAATATGAAGGTTATTGAAAAATCACTAGGAGTTCTAGATGGTAATATATATTATGTATCTGCAGAGTACAAATATAAAGAGCAACAAGGTGGAAAGATATCAGAAGGAGGATTTGCTCCAAAGTATGAAAATGAGCCAACATCAACGGTATATACTTTAATGAAGTTTTATGAAATAATGCAACAAGACCCTAAAATAAGAGATAAAATAGAAGAAATAGGTAGAACCTGTGAAGCTACAATTTTTGATACTAAACAAGAGATAGATGGACAGATAAAATGTAATTCTCAGCAAATGTACTATAAAGCTCATGATAAGGGGGGGATGAATTTTTATCATTATAAAGTTATAAAGGGAGATGATTTTAATACTTATTATAGTAAAAATCCTAAGGAATCAAATATAAATCATGTTTTAATAGGACCACCTTTTGAAAAAGCTAATCCTATAGGTTCAATTGTAACAATTCCTTCTTTTTTGGATACAAAAACAAAAGAACCAATAAAGTTTAAGGTTATAGGTGTATTAGATCCGAATTCTCCTATTGTAGATGGTGTTGGAAGTAGGGAACTTGGATTAGCTATGAATGGATATTCTGTCATAACAGATAGATTTCCTTTTGACGGTATGACACAAAAAGAAGTTTTTAATGGAGTGTTTGTGAAGTTAAAAAATAAGAATGATGTAAAAGTGATTGAAGAAGAGTTAAAGGGGAAAATTGAAGGATATAGTGTTAGATTAATTAACATGGGAAAAATGTATACAGATATTAAAGAAGATACAAAATTTCAAATTAAAAATATTATTTTAGCAGTGGTAATGCTATTGATATCATCCTTTGGGATTATAAGTATTTCATGTTCAACCTTGATAAAGCGAGAAAAGGAAATTGGGATAAGAGTTGCAATAGGGGCCAAGAAAAGGAGTATAATGCTTCTTTTAGTAGGTGAAATTATTGTGGTATATATTATTTCATTTTGTATTTCTATTGCTTTTGTACTACTTAAATCTAAGCTTATTAGTGAACGATTGCAAGAAGGGATAGTAGTTGATTCAAAAGTTATAATAGGAAGTTTAGTAATAACTTTGATATATATGATCATATCACTTGTACCATTGATTATAAGGATCTTAAAGTTGAATCCTGTAGACTTGCTAAGAAAATCTTAA
- a CDS encoding ABC transporter permease: MLKSWKKRPMSLIVIVIGYVISILVVSMLISSIETQAFQYSQSKFGKEKNRTAILLYSKASLNYKSNTIDLLKFLGKTAEVDVFNLSSESIKSGSNTFDGDILPFYYENKPDWRPKLYEGRYITTEECIKDTRQVVIGVNLAEKLNAKVGNKISFYGEEYSICGIVGAKNIETNFDNVVYVPVGALPKEYLQMLDSKIVNRSGDSSQLNINILYRLSEEKINKKFQELNQQFKCEFLYDKRSNIQNSITIKDIFTEVIWVSLPLLIVALINIISISTFWILDRKKELSIKKVLGANDKYIKNSIEKDMLFVAVTSSIIAMILQVVLSYYVEPIIKNYGVSFNFTFTNFIISMALALTLGYLASMIPVEKTLEMNPADALKAR, from the coding sequence ATGTTAAAGAGTTGGAAGAAAAGACCTATGTCTTTAATAGTTATAGTTATAGGATACGTAATATCAATATTGGTGGTTTCTATGTTAATAAGTAGCATTGAAACTCAAGCTTTTCAATATAGTCAATCTAAATTTGGAAAGGAAAAAAATAGAACAGCTATATTATTGTATAGTAAGGCAAGTCTCAATTATAAAAGCAATACTATAGATTTATTAAAGTTTTTAGGAAAAACAGCAGAGGTAGATGTATTTAACCTAAGCAGTGAAAGTATAAAAAGTGGAAGTAATACATTTGATGGTGATATTTTACCATTTTATTATGAGAATAAACCGGATTGGAGACCTAAATTATATGAAGGAAGATACATAACTACTGAGGAATGTATTAAGGATACAAGGCAAGTAGTTATTGGAGTGAATTTAGCAGAAAAGCTAAATGCTAAAGTTGGAAATAAGATTAGTTTTTATGGAGAGGAATATAGTATTTGTGGAATAGTAGGAGCCAAGAATATTGAAACCAATTTTGATAACGTTGTATACGTTCCAGTGGGAGCATTACCAAAAGAATATTTACAAATGTTAGATAGTAAGATTGTAAATAGAAGTGGTGATTCAAGCCAATTAAATATTAATATTCTTTATAGATTAAGCGAAGAAAAGATTAACAAAAAGTTTCAGGAATTAAATCAGCAGTTTAAATGTGAATTTCTTTATGATAAAAGAAGTAATATACAGAACTCAATCACCATAAAAGATATTTTTACAGAAGTTATTTGGGTTAGTTTGCCATTGCTTATAGTAGCTTTAATAAATATTATTAGCATATCAACTTTTTGGATTTTAGATAGAAAAAAGGAACTTTCTATAAAGAAGGTTTTAGGAGCTAATGATAAGTATATAAAGAACAGTATAGAAAAGGATATGTTGTTTGTAGCTGTGACTTCATCAATAATAGCTATGATACTTCAAGTAGTCTTATCTTATTATGTAGAACCAATAATTAAGAATTATGGGGTTAGCTTCAATTTTACTTTTACTAATTTTATTATATCTATGGCTTTAGCATTGACCTTAGGATATTTAGCTTCAATGATACCGGTGGAAAAGACCTTGGAGATGAATCCAGCAGATGCATTAAAGGCTAGGTGA